In one window of Bombus fervidus isolate BK054 chromosome 4, iyBomFerv1, whole genome shotgun sequence DNA:
- the Naprt gene encoding nicotinate phosphoribosyltransferase isoform X2 produces the protein MSDNENKSWCHSRQNCVVQPLLTDLYQITMAYAYWKSQKMNDHAVFDLYFRKNPFQGEFTIFAGLEECMKFLEKFRYSASDIKYLKSTMPSSVDQKFFEYLKDLTPKDVTIYAMEEGSVVFPRIPLLRVEGPLIMVQLLETTLLTLVNYASLMATNAARYRMVAGKNITLLEFGLRRAQGPDGGLSASKYSYIGGFDGTSNVLAGKLYNIPVSGTHAHSYITSFTGIDDLQEKTLAHKGTGQIYDLLELAYKHRNSIAADVGTLVSEASSGELAALISYAIAYPQRFVALVDTYDVKRSGLLNFCAVALALNDLGYKAVGIRIDSGDLAYLSNTARNIFERIAIKYNIPWFAKLTICASNDINEETILSLNEQNHKIDCFGIGTHLVTCQRQPALGCVYKMVEINGQPRIKLSQEVGKVTIPGKKDAFRLYGADGYALIDLLQRSTEEVPQVKHKVLCRHPFQESKRAYVIPSRVESLHKVYWKNGKLCQPLPTLQEIRNRVQESLKTLRNDHKRNLNPTPYKVAVSDDLYNFIHDLWLQNAPIGELS, from the exons atgtcAGATAACGAGAATAAATCATGGTGTCATTCACGCCAAAATTGTGTCGTGCAACCACTTTTAACAG ATTTGTACCAAATTACAATGGCATACGCTTATTGGAAAAGTCAAAAAATGAATGATCATGCTGTGTTTGATTTATATTTCCGCAAAAATCCTTTCCAAGGCGAATTCACAATCTTTGCTGGACTAGAAGaatgtatgaaatttttagaaaagttTCGTTATTCTGCTAGTG ACATTAAGTACTTGAAGTCAACAATGCCATCGTCAGTTGATCaaaaattttttgaatatttgaaagacCTGACCCCAAAAGATGTAACAATATATGCTATGGAAGAAGGTTCAGTTGTTTTTCCAAG AATACCATTACTAAGAGTAGAAGGTCCATTAATAATGGTACAACTTTTGGAAACAACACTGTTGACATTAGTTAACTATGCAAGTTTAATGGCAACTAATGCAGCCAGATATCGTATGGTTGCTgggaaaaatataacattgcTAGAATTTGGTCTTCGAAGAGCTCAGGGTCCTGATGGTGGTTTAAGTGCCTCTAAATATAGCTATATtg GTGGTTTTGATGGTACAAGTAATGTTTTAGCAGGAAAACTTTATAATATTCCTGTAAGTGGAACACATGCACATTCATATATCACATCTTTCACCGGCATTGATGATTTGCAAGAAAAG acTTTGGCACATAAAGGAACGGGACAAATTTATGACCTTTTAGAATTGGCTTACAAACATCGGAATTCTATTGCAGCTGATGTAGGAACATTAGTTTCTGAAGCTTCTAGTGGAGAATTAGCAGCTTTAATTAGTTATGCCATTGCTTACCCTCAACGATTTGTTGCTCTTGTAGATACATATGATGTGAAAAG GAGTGGTCTTCTAAATTTTTGTGCAGTGGCACTAGCTTTAAATGACTTGGGTTATAAAGCAGTTGGTATAAGAATTGATAGTGGTGATTTAGCGTATTTAAGTAATACGgcgagaaatattttcgaaagaatTGCCATCAAATACAATATACCTTGGTTTGCAAAATTAACAATCTGTGCGTCAAATGATATTAACGAGGAGACTATTCTGAGTTTAAATGAGcag AATCATAAGATCGATTGTTTTGGAATTGGGACACATTTAGTAACATGTCAAAGACAACCAGCATTAGGTTGCGTTTATAAAATGGTTGAAATTAATGGCCAACCTAGAATTAAACTTAGTCAGGAAGTTGGTAAAGTAACAATACCAGGAAAAAAAGATGCATTCAGATTATACGGAGCGGATGGATATGCTTTGATCGATCTGTTACAAAGATCAACAGAAGAAGTTCCACAAGTGAAACATAAAGTTCTTTGTAGGCATCCTTTCCAAGAATCAAAAAGAGCTTATGTTATTCCATCGCGAGTGGAATCATTGCATAAG GTATACTGGAAAAATGGTAAATTATGCCAACCTTTGCCTACATTAcaagaaatacgaaatagaGTTCAAGAGTCATTAAAAACACTCAGAAATGAtcacaaaagaaatttaaatccTACACCATATAAA GTGGCTGTTAGTgatgatttatataatttcatacatgACTTGTGGTTACAAAATGCACCCATTGGTGAACTTTCGTGA
- the Naprt gene encoding nicotinate phosphoribosyltransferase isoform X1 translates to MSDNENKSWCHSRQNCVVQPLLTDLYQITMAYAYWKSQKMNDHAVFDLYFRKNPFQGEFTIFAGLEECMKFLEKFRYSASDIKYLKSTMPSSVDQKFFEYLKDLTPKDVTIYAMEEGSVVFPRIPLLRVEGPLIMVQLLETTLLTLVNYASLMATNAARYRMVAGKNITLLEFGLRRAQGPDGGLSASKYSYIGGFDGTSNVLAGKLYNIPVSGTHAHSYITSFTGIDDLQEKTLAHKGTGQIYDLLELAYKHRNSIAADVGTLVSEASSGELAALISYAIAYPQRFVALVDTYDVKSIKSSAKRQACIASLNVKNKRLTNGSNTHAQNGVRNNPIISESASHDKNGLLSQGELGELYVRSGLLNFCAVALALNDLGYKAVGIRIDSGDLAYLSNTARNIFERIAIKYNIPWFAKLTICASNDINEETILSLNEQNHKIDCFGIGTHLVTCQRQPALGCVYKMVEINGQPRIKLSQEVGKVTIPGKKDAFRLYGADGYALIDLLQRSTEEVPQVKHKVLCRHPFQESKRAYVIPSRVESLHKVYWKNGKLCQPLPTLQEIRNRVQESLKTLRNDHKRNLNPTPYKVAVSDDLYNFIHDLWLQNAPIGELS, encoded by the exons atgtcAGATAACGAGAATAAATCATGGTGTCATTCACGCCAAAATTGTGTCGTGCAACCACTTTTAACAG ATTTGTACCAAATTACAATGGCATACGCTTATTGGAAAAGTCAAAAAATGAATGATCATGCTGTGTTTGATTTATATTTCCGCAAAAATCCTTTCCAAGGCGAATTCACAATCTTTGCTGGACTAGAAGaatgtatgaaatttttagaaaagttTCGTTATTCTGCTAGTG ACATTAAGTACTTGAAGTCAACAATGCCATCGTCAGTTGATCaaaaattttttgaatatttgaaagacCTGACCCCAAAAGATGTAACAATATATGCTATGGAAGAAGGTTCAGTTGTTTTTCCAAG AATACCATTACTAAGAGTAGAAGGTCCATTAATAATGGTACAACTTTTGGAAACAACACTGTTGACATTAGTTAACTATGCAAGTTTAATGGCAACTAATGCAGCCAGATATCGTATGGTTGCTgggaaaaatataacattgcTAGAATTTGGTCTTCGAAGAGCTCAGGGTCCTGATGGTGGTTTAAGTGCCTCTAAATATAGCTATATtg GTGGTTTTGATGGTACAAGTAATGTTTTAGCAGGAAAACTTTATAATATTCCTGTAAGTGGAACACATGCACATTCATATATCACATCTTTCACCGGCATTGATGATTTGCAAGAAAAG acTTTGGCACATAAAGGAACGGGACAAATTTATGACCTTTTAGAATTGGCTTACAAACATCGGAATTCTATTGCAGCTGATGTAGGAACATTAGTTTCTGAAGCTTCTAGTGGAGAATTAGCAGCTTTAATTAGTTATGCCATTGCTTACCCTCAACGATTTGTTGCTCTTGTAGATACATATGATGTGAAAAG CATCAAATCCTCGGCCAAGAGACAGGCATGTATAGCCAGCCTAAATGTAAAGAATAAACGTCTAACAAACGGGTCCAATACACATGCCCAAAATGGTGTCAGAAACAATCCAATTATATCAGAATCGGCTTCTCATGACAAGAATGGCTTATTAAGTCAAGGCGAATTGGGTGAGCTCTATGTGAG GAGTGGTCTTCTAAATTTTTGTGCAGTGGCACTAGCTTTAAATGACTTGGGTTATAAAGCAGTTGGTATAAGAATTGATAGTGGTGATTTAGCGTATTTAAGTAATACGgcgagaaatattttcgaaagaatTGCCATCAAATACAATATACCTTGGTTTGCAAAATTAACAATCTGTGCGTCAAATGATATTAACGAGGAGACTATTCTGAGTTTAAATGAGcag AATCATAAGATCGATTGTTTTGGAATTGGGACACATTTAGTAACATGTCAAAGACAACCAGCATTAGGTTGCGTTTATAAAATGGTTGAAATTAATGGCCAACCTAGAATTAAACTTAGTCAGGAAGTTGGTAAAGTAACAATACCAGGAAAAAAAGATGCATTCAGATTATACGGAGCGGATGGATATGCTTTGATCGATCTGTTACAAAGATCAACAGAAGAAGTTCCACAAGTGAAACATAAAGTTCTTTGTAGGCATCCTTTCCAAGAATCAAAAAGAGCTTATGTTATTCCATCGCGAGTGGAATCATTGCATAAG GTATACTGGAAAAATGGTAAATTATGCCAACCTTTGCCTACATTAcaagaaatacgaaatagaGTTCAAGAGTCATTAAAAACACTCAGAAATGAtcacaaaagaaatttaaatccTACACCATATAAA GTGGCTGTTAGTgatgatttatataatttcatacatgACTTGTGGTTACAAAATGCACCCATTGGTGAACTTTCGTGA
- the Naprt gene encoding nicotinate phosphoribosyltransferase isoform X3 — protein sequence MLCRIPLLRVEGPLIMVQLLETTLLTLVNYASLMATNAARYRMVAGKNITLLEFGLRRAQGPDGGLSASKYSYIGGFDGTSNVLAGKLYNIPVSGTHAHSYITSFTGIDDLQEKTLAHKGTGQIYDLLELAYKHRNSIAADVGTLVSEASSGELAALISYAIAYPQRFVALVDTYDVKSIKSSAKRQACIASLNVKNKRLTNGSNTHAQNGVRNNPIISESASHDKNGLLSQGELGELYVRSGLLNFCAVALALNDLGYKAVGIRIDSGDLAYLSNTARNIFERIAIKYNIPWFAKLTICASNDINEETILSLNEQNHKIDCFGIGTHLVTCQRQPALGCVYKMVEINGQPRIKLSQEVGKVTIPGKKDAFRLYGADGYALIDLLQRSTEEVPQVKHKVLCRHPFQESKRAYVIPSRVESLHKVYWKNGKLCQPLPTLQEIRNRVQESLKTLRNDHKRNLNPTPYKVAVSDDLYNFIHDLWLQNAPIGELS from the exons ATGTTATGCAGAATACCATTACTAAGAGTAGAAGGTCCATTAATAATGGTACAACTTTTGGAAACAACACTGTTGACATTAGTTAACTATGCAAGTTTAATGGCAACTAATGCAGCCAGATATCGTATGGTTGCTgggaaaaatataacattgcTAGAATTTGGTCTTCGAAGAGCTCAGGGTCCTGATGGTGGTTTAAGTGCCTCTAAATATAGCTATATtg GTGGTTTTGATGGTACAAGTAATGTTTTAGCAGGAAAACTTTATAATATTCCTGTAAGTGGAACACATGCACATTCATATATCACATCTTTCACCGGCATTGATGATTTGCAAGAAAAG acTTTGGCACATAAAGGAACGGGACAAATTTATGACCTTTTAGAATTGGCTTACAAACATCGGAATTCTATTGCAGCTGATGTAGGAACATTAGTTTCTGAAGCTTCTAGTGGAGAATTAGCAGCTTTAATTAGTTATGCCATTGCTTACCCTCAACGATTTGTTGCTCTTGTAGATACATATGATGTGAAAAG CATCAAATCCTCGGCCAAGAGACAGGCATGTATAGCCAGCCTAAATGTAAAGAATAAACGTCTAACAAACGGGTCCAATACACATGCCCAAAATGGTGTCAGAAACAATCCAATTATATCAGAATCGGCTTCTCATGACAAGAATGGCTTATTAAGTCAAGGCGAATTGGGTGAGCTCTATGTGAG GAGTGGTCTTCTAAATTTTTGTGCAGTGGCACTAGCTTTAAATGACTTGGGTTATAAAGCAGTTGGTATAAGAATTGATAGTGGTGATTTAGCGTATTTAAGTAATACGgcgagaaatattttcgaaagaatTGCCATCAAATACAATATACCTTGGTTTGCAAAATTAACAATCTGTGCGTCAAATGATATTAACGAGGAGACTATTCTGAGTTTAAATGAGcag AATCATAAGATCGATTGTTTTGGAATTGGGACACATTTAGTAACATGTCAAAGACAACCAGCATTAGGTTGCGTTTATAAAATGGTTGAAATTAATGGCCAACCTAGAATTAAACTTAGTCAGGAAGTTGGTAAAGTAACAATACCAGGAAAAAAAGATGCATTCAGATTATACGGAGCGGATGGATATGCTTTGATCGATCTGTTACAAAGATCAACAGAAGAAGTTCCACAAGTGAAACATAAAGTTCTTTGTAGGCATCCTTTCCAAGAATCAAAAAGAGCTTATGTTATTCCATCGCGAGTGGAATCATTGCATAAG GTATACTGGAAAAATGGTAAATTATGCCAACCTTTGCCTACATTAcaagaaatacgaaatagaGTTCAAGAGTCATTAAAAACACTCAGAAATGAtcacaaaagaaatttaaatccTACACCATATAAA GTGGCTGTTAGTgatgatttatataatttcatacatgACTTGTGGTTACAAAATGCACCCATTGGTGAACTTTCGTGA
- the LOC139986701 gene encoding palmitoyltransferase ZDHHC22-like yields MKAFPQIIVKICPFIALIYSIAVIILTMYINEKLTPVFIFFCVQVYLNWYSVYTISHNATIMEVKTMGKKLLIYNEAEDNVEYKYWYCEKCTNYTCKPTQHCVFCKKCFHFRDHHCFFLGACILRQNIGNFILFCFYTSLTCIYSLCTLGPYLYDNINRVIRTDTDSFNIFLNFCFPIALVRLLHSRENTYILLVTIFDILVSILCICLVYATWKLHSCMSGKQRYANMSGKQTLREIFGNYGLSNIIFPYNGLIGTRDLNGRYELKQI; encoded by the coding sequence atgaaagcattcccacaaattattgtaaaaatttgtcCATTTATTGCATTGATATATAGTATAGCTGTTATCATTCTAACAATGTATATTAATGAAAAGCTTACTCcagtttttatctttttttgtgTTCAAGTATATCTAAATTGGTATTCGGTATATACTATAAGTCATAACGCAACAATTATGGAAGTTAAAACTATGGGAAAGaagttattaatatataatgagGCAGAAGATAatgttgaatataaatattggtATTGCGAAAAATGTACTAATTATACATGCAAACCAACACAACATTGTGTTTTTTGTAAAAAGTGCTTCCATTTTCGTGATCATCATTGTTTTTTCTTGGGTGCCTGTATATTAAGACAAAATAtaggtaattttattctattttgtttttatacatctctaacatgtatatattcatTGTGTACTCTTGGACCATACTTATATGACAATATTAATCGTGTAATAAGAACAGATACGGATTccttcaatatatttttgaatttctgcTTTCCTATTGCTCTTGTTAGATTATTACATTCTAGAGAAAATACTTACATACTACTTGTAACAATATTTGACATATTAGTCTCTATCTTGTGTATTTGTTTGGTATATGCAACATGGAAATTGCATAGTTGTATGTCAGGTAAACAGCGGTATGCAAATATGTCAGGAAAACAAACTTTAAGAgaaatttttggaaattatggcctttcaaatattattttcccaTATAACGGTCTTATAGGGACTAGAGACCTTAATGGGAGATATGAATTAAAGCAAATATAA
- the LOC139986705 gene encoding stromal cell-derived factor 2: MKENFIYFSFVISFVIVILWTSSVKAKGTQHVTCGSTLKLMNVDYKVRLHSHDIKYGSGSGQQSVTGTSAKEDGNSYWLVKAGTKKQCIRGTPIKCGDIIRLEHIATKKNLHSHRVSSPLSGKQEISAYGDNKGEGDNGDNWLLVCQIEFWKRDEPVMLNHVDTDTYLAVSGRVYGNPITGQTEVVGEYSARSPHVEWVTTEGVFIHPNDFKAQHHTHTEL; this comes from the exons atgaaagaaaatttcatttatttctcatttgtaatttcattcGTGATAGTTATACTCTGGACAAGTTCTGTAAAAG cTAAAGGAACACAACATGTGACGTGTGGTTCtactttaaaattaatgaatgtGGATTATAAAGTAAGATTACATTCTCATGACATAAAGTATGGAAGTGGAAGTGGTCAACAATCAGTAACAGGAACTTCAGCCAAAGAAGATGGAAATTCTTATTGGCTTGTAAAAGCAGGAACAAAGAAACAGTGTATTAGAGG aacgCCAATCAAATGTGGAGATATTATAAGATTAGAACATATAGCAACAAAAAAGAATCTTCATTCACATCGTGTTAGTTCACCACTTAGTGGTAAACAAGAAATATCTGCTTATGGTGACAACAAGGGAGAAGGTGACAATGGCGACAATTGGCTTTTAGTATGTCAGATTGAATTTTGGAAGAGAGATGAACCTGTTATGTTAAATCATGTAGATACGGATAC aTACTTAGCAGTAAGTGGAAGAGTTTATGGTAATCCTATTACTGGTCAGACTGAAGTAGTGGGTGAATATTCTGCTAGGTCTCCTCATGTTGAATGGGTAACAACAGAAGGAGTATTTATTCATCCTAATGACTTTAAAGCACAACACCATACACATACAGAATTATAA
- the LOC139986675 gene encoding uncharacterized protein isoform X1, producing the protein MALLRNNIEISGIEEEMIKFIQDATKLKKEQSNLNTRYCKICTSISCNKNCSKVVQQELLSKGVMIMESGSFICIICNRRIESIHNIVSHVKGMTHKNKLESQDIDQSSASNVIALTTKMTKIAISNSDHSNLKSFDNDSIITDKVRAQITDSLCKSPFDKEKSKECKSKKQSVTERLNKMYIKRYLEIEEKMYNVQQKLESIKINLELIMPYDRTYFYCLACNEKVSKELYLVYEHICLQRHRMQVNQVKKDINFYELSRQYIGKVSNSLVKCYACDNPISSNRASINLHIQSSIHKNRYKESAKVIDAIFDSISQDIKNLWYNIQRFCCVLCQTNFEFKLEFITHINSKHSKILSDQIFDFCIPCTTLWLSQRDSYTEHCNDILHKYLLRSQDFMIEDFPDDMKGMLTQIDEVSDILFQQTQVLLDDNISQEVKQSLENSVKLYFPTVKGYVFGSRVTGLGFPNSDIDIYLDCKNTYGQDTSHENQDNNTLAQTHFTLIKQILQEQKEEWEIKQVVEKAKVPIIKLIYKRNGLHCDVSTINGLSVENSKLIKSFNDAYLPCRKLILVIKKWFSYINLPERHGLTNYALAWLVIFYLQRKSYLESVAELIQEKNESQLICGWETGVAQPKNNNKSEQSISTLLMGFFQFYTNFDYQHYIICPLMGQAIAKRAFVESNMLPKEMKSYTKHLRTSKNPEYLRIDSPLCVQDPFELSYNLTKAVTSITLRYFKQYCQESLCILHSLTK; encoded by the exons atggctttattaagaaataacaTTGAGATTTCTGGGATTGAAGaagaaatgattaaatttatacaag AtgcaacaaaattaaaaaaagaacaatcaAATCTAAACACTAGGTATTGCAAAATTTGTACTTCAATATCGTGTAATAAGAATTGCTCAAAGGTGGTACAACAAGAACTGTTAAGCAAGGGAGTTATGATAATGGAATCTGGTAGtttcatatgtataatatgtaatcgTAGAATTGAATCAATTCATAATATTGTTTCACATGTCAAAGGAATGACTCATAAGAATAAATTGGAAAGTCAAGATATTGACCAATCAAGTGCTAGTAATGTTATTGCATTAACAACAAAAATGACTAAAATAGCTATTAGTAATAGCGATCACtctaatttaaaaagttttgaTAATGATTCTATTATAACAGATAAAGTGAGAGCACAAATCACAGATAGTTTATGTAAATCACCATTTGACAAAGAGAAATCAAAAGAATGCAAATCAAAAAAGCAATCTGTAACAGAACGTCTGAATAAAATGtacattaaaagatatttagaaattgaagaaaaaatgtataacgttcaacaaaaattagaaagtattaaaataaatttggaaTTAATTATGCCATATGATAGAACATATTTCTATTGTTTAGCATGCaatgaaaaagtttcaaaagaattatatttggTATATGAACATATATGTCTCCAAAGACATAGGATGCAAGTTAATCaagttaaaaaagatataaacttTTATGAATTATCAAGGCAATACATAGGGAAAGTATCAAACTCTTTAGTAAAGTGTTATGCTTGTGATAATCCTATAAGTAGTAATAGAGCCagtattaatttacatatacaaagcagtatacataaaaatagatataaagAATCAGCCAAAGTTATAGATGCCATTTTTGATTCTATATCACAAGATATTAAGAATTTGTGGTATAATATCCAGAGATTTTGTTGTGTTTTATGTCAAACAAATTTTGAGtttaaattagaatttataaCACATATTAATTCAAAACACAGTAAAATTTTGAGCGATCAAATATTCGACTTTTGTATTCCATGTACTACATTATGGTTAAGTCAGAGAGACTCTTATACAGAACACTGTAATGATatattgcataaatatttattaagaagTCAAGATTTTATGATTGAGGATTTTCCTGATGATATGAAAGGAATGTTAACACAGATTGATGAGgtttctgatattttattccaacaaACACAAGTTTTATTGGATGACAATATATCACAGGAAGTGAAACAATCTTTAGAAAATAGcgtgaaattatatttcccAACTGTTAAAGGGTATGTATTTGGTTCAAGAGTTACTGGACTTGGATTTCCAAATAGTGACATAGACATATATCTTGATTGCa AAAATACATATGGTCAGGACACTTCACATGAAAATCAGGACAATAACACTTTAGCACAAACGCATTTTacgttaattaaacaaattttacaagaACAAAAGGAAGAATGGGAAATAAAACAAGTAGTGGAAAAAGCAAAAGTtcctataataaaattaatatataaacgaAATGGTTTACATTGTGATGTTTCTACCATAAATGGTCTTTCTGTTGAGAATTCTAAACTAATAAA gtCTTTCAATGATGCATATTTACCCTGCAGAAAACTAATATTGGTCATAAAAAAATGGTTCTCCTATATTAACTTACCTGAAAGACATGGCTTAACGAATTATGCTCTTGCTTGGCTTGTTATATTCTACTTACAAAGGAAATCTTATTTAGAAAGTGTTGCAGAATTAAtacaagaaaaaaatgaatctCAACTCATATGTg gaTGGGAAACTGGTGTTGCACAaccaaaaaataataataaatctgaACAGTCAATTTCAACATTGTTAATGggtttttttcaattttatacaaattttgattATCAGCATTACATTATTTGTCCACTTATGGGTCAAGCTATAGCTAAACGAGCTTTTGTGGAGTCAAACATGCTGcctaaagaaatgaaatcttacacCAAACATCTGAGAACCTCAAAAAATCCTGAATATCTTCGTATTGATTCTCCACTGTGTGTACAAGATCCTTTTgaattatcttataatttaacaaaggCCGTGACGAGTATTACCTTAAGGTATTTCAAGCAATATTGTCAAGAAagtttatgtatattacattctttgacaaagtaa
- the LOC139986675 gene encoding uncharacterized protein isoform X2, translating to MIMESGSFICIICNRRIESIHNIVSHVKGMTHKNKLESQDIDQSSASNVIALTTKMTKIAISNSDHSNLKSFDNDSIITDKVRAQITDSLCKSPFDKEKSKECKSKKQSVTERLNKMYIKRYLEIEEKMYNVQQKLESIKINLELIMPYDRTYFYCLACNEKVSKELYLVYEHICLQRHRMQVNQVKKDINFYELSRQYIGKVSNSLVKCYACDNPISSNRASINLHIQSSIHKNRYKESAKVIDAIFDSISQDIKNLWYNIQRFCCVLCQTNFEFKLEFITHINSKHSKILSDQIFDFCIPCTTLWLSQRDSYTEHCNDILHKYLLRSQDFMIEDFPDDMKGMLTQIDEVSDILFQQTQVLLDDNISQEVKQSLENSVKLYFPTVKGYVFGSRVTGLGFPNSDIDIYLDCKNTYGQDTSHENQDNNTLAQTHFTLIKQILQEQKEEWEIKQVVEKAKVPIIKLIYKRNGLHCDVSTINGLSVENSKLIKSFNDAYLPCRKLILVIKKWFSYINLPERHGLTNYALAWLVIFYLQRKSYLESVAELIQEKNESQLICGWETGVAQPKNNNKSEQSISTLLMGFFQFYTNFDYQHYIICPLMGQAIAKRAFVESNMLPKEMKSYTKHLRTSKNPEYLRIDSPLCVQDPFELSYNLTKAVTSITLRYFKQYCQESLCILHSLTK from the exons ATGATAATGGAATCTGGTAGtttcatatgtataatatgtaatcgTAGAATTGAATCAATTCATAATATTGTTTCACATGTCAAAGGAATGACTCATAAGAATAAATTGGAAAGTCAAGATATTGACCAATCAAGTGCTAGTAATGTTATTGCATTAACAACAAAAATGACTAAAATAGCTATTAGTAATAGCGATCACtctaatttaaaaagttttgaTAATGATTCTATTATAACAGATAAAGTGAGAGCACAAATCACAGATAGTTTATGTAAATCACCATTTGACAAAGAGAAATCAAAAGAATGCAAATCAAAAAAGCAATCTGTAACAGAACGTCTGAATAAAATGtacattaaaagatatttagaaattgaagaaaaaatgtataacgttcaacaaaaattagaaagtattaaaataaatttggaaTTAATTATGCCATATGATAGAACATATTTCTATTGTTTAGCATGCaatgaaaaagtttcaaaagaattatatttggTATATGAACATATATGTCTCCAAAGACATAGGATGCAAGTTAATCaagttaaaaaagatataaacttTTATGAATTATCAAGGCAATACATAGGGAAAGTATCAAACTCTTTAGTAAAGTGTTATGCTTGTGATAATCCTATAAGTAGTAATAGAGCCagtattaatttacatatacaaagcagtatacataaaaatagatataaagAATCAGCCAAAGTTATAGATGCCATTTTTGATTCTATATCACAAGATATTAAGAATTTGTGGTATAATATCCAGAGATTTTGTTGTGTTTTATGTCAAACAAATTTTGAGtttaaattagaatttataaCACATATTAATTCAAAACACAGTAAAATTTTGAGCGATCAAATATTCGACTTTTGTATTCCATGTACTACATTATGGTTAAGTCAGAGAGACTCTTATACAGAACACTGTAATGATatattgcataaatatttattaagaagTCAAGATTTTATGATTGAGGATTTTCCTGATGATATGAAAGGAATGTTAACACAGATTGATGAGgtttctgatattttattccaacaaACACAAGTTTTATTGGATGACAATATATCACAGGAAGTGAAACAATCTTTAGAAAATAGcgtgaaattatatttcccAACTGTTAAAGGGTATGTATTTGGTTCAAGAGTTACTGGACTTGGATTTCCAAATAGTGACATAGACATATATCTTGATTGCa AAAATACATATGGTCAGGACACTTCACATGAAAATCAGGACAATAACACTTTAGCACAAACGCATTTTacgttaattaaacaaattttacaagaACAAAAGGAAGAATGGGAAATAAAACAAGTAGTGGAAAAAGCAAAAGTtcctataataaaattaatatataaacgaAATGGTTTACATTGTGATGTTTCTACCATAAATGGTCTTTCTGTTGAGAATTCTAAACTAATAAA gtCTTTCAATGATGCATATTTACCCTGCAGAAAACTAATATTGGTCATAAAAAAATGGTTCTCCTATATTAACTTACCTGAAAGACATGGCTTAACGAATTATGCTCTTGCTTGGCTTGTTATATTCTACTTACAAAGGAAATCTTATTTAGAAAGTGTTGCAGAATTAAtacaagaaaaaaatgaatctCAACTCATATGTg gaTGGGAAACTGGTGTTGCACAaccaaaaaataataataaatctgaACAGTCAATTTCAACATTGTTAATGggtttttttcaattttatacaaattttgattATCAGCATTACATTATTTGTCCACTTATGGGTCAAGCTATAGCTAAACGAGCTTTTGTGGAGTCAAACATGCTGcctaaagaaatgaaatcttacacCAAACATCTGAGAACCTCAAAAAATCCTGAATATCTTCGTATTGATTCTCCACTGTGTGTACAAGATCCTTTTgaattatcttataatttaacaaaggCCGTGACGAGTATTACCTTAAGGTATTTCAAGCAATATTGTCAAGAAagtttatgtatattacattctttgacaaagtaa